Proteins from a genomic interval of Sulfurospirillum oryzae:
- a CDS encoding NifB/NifX family molybdenum-iron cluster-binding protein, whose product MVKVAFFTNDLKNIDAHFGSGEQFAVYDVGATGFNLLDVVQTGEERTEGRVEMLQHENVDIMYCVEIGPAAAAKVVNGKIFPIKYKEVVSIETELNKLQTMMATNPPPFIKKILEARG is encoded by the coding sequence ATGGTCAAGGTAGCGTTTTTTACAAACGATCTTAAAAACATTGATGCCCATTTTGGCTCAGGAGAGCAATTTGCCGTGTACGACGTAGGGGCAACAGGATTTAATCTTCTTGATGTCGTTCAAACAGGTGAAGAGCGAACAGAAGGCAGAGTCGAGATGTTGCAACATGAAAACGTTGACATTATGTACTGTGTCGAAATTGGACCTGCTGCGGCTGCTAAAGTGGTCAATGGCAAGATCTTTCCTATCAAATACAAAGAAGTTGTGAGTATTGAGACAGAGCTGAATAAACTTCAAACCATGATGGCAACCAATCCTCCACCGTTTATCAAAAAAATCTTAGAAGCGAGAGGATAG
- the mmuM gene encoding homocysteine S-methyltransferase, with translation MNPIEAILRKQKVLIIDGAFGTELERKGYDINDSLWSAKFLMEKPEAIGEVHKDYLEAGSDCVTTASYQASYEGFMKRGMSEEEAKALIQSSVKIAQKVRDTFWSETKNHDKREKPLVAASVGPYGAYLADGSEFKGNYGLSQEELMNFHRKRLSTLIEAKPDLLAFETMPCLIEVQALCKLLEAFPDMYAWVSFSAKDGTHINSGECIRECAQFLDSQKQIIAIGINCTAPKYIESLISEIKTVTTKPIIVYPNGGSIYNALTKTWDGLSQSASYGKMAHTWYEKGARIIGGCCQTTPEDIAQVAQWVRP, from the coding sequence ATGAACCCTATTGAGGCAATACTAAGAAAGCAAAAAGTGCTTATCATTGATGGTGCGTTTGGTACGGAGTTGGAGCGTAAAGGTTACGACATTAACGACTCGCTTTGGTCAGCGAAGTTTTTGATGGAAAAACCTGAAGCCATTGGCGAAGTGCATAAAGACTATCTTGAAGCAGGTTCAGACTGCGTGACAACGGCGAGTTACCAAGCGAGTTATGAAGGTTTTATGAAGCGAGGTATGAGTGAAGAGGAAGCCAAAGCGCTCATTCAATCTTCGGTTAAAATCGCTCAAAAGGTGCGCGATACGTTTTGGAGCGAAACCAAAAACCATGACAAAAGAGAAAAACCTTTAGTGGCAGCTTCGGTTGGACCTTATGGTGCTTACTTAGCCGATGGCTCAGAATTTAAAGGCAATTATGGACTGAGTCAAGAAGAACTGATGAACTTTCATCGCAAACGACTCTCTACACTCATTGAAGCAAAACCCGATCTTTTGGCGTTTGAGACGATGCCTTGTTTGATTGAGGTACAAGCGTTGTGTAAACTACTAGAAGCGTTCCCCGATATGTATGCGTGGGTGAGTTTTAGTGCCAAAGATGGAACGCATATCAATAGCGGTGAGTGTATACGTGAATGTGCGCAGTTTCTGGATAGCCAAAAGCAAATCATTGCTATTGGCATCAACTGTACCGCACCTAAATACATCGAATCGCTCATAAGTGAAATCAAGACGGTCACAACAAAACCCATCATTGTTTACCCCAATGGTGGGTCAATCTACAATGCGCTGACTAAAACATGGGATGGGCTTTCTCAAAGCGCATCGTATGGGAAGATGGCGCATACATGGTATGAAAAAGGAGCACGCATCATCGGAGGATGTTGTCAAACAACGCCCGAAGATATAGCGCAAGTTGCACAGTGGGTTAGACCATAA
- a CDS encoding NifB/NifX family molybdenum-iron cluster-binding protein has product MKIAFASTDNIHVNDHFGWCKCYYLYEIQGDSFIFLKALESPNELAEESDKLAYKIECLEDANILCASHIGPRASLMVKGSGIFVLKTEKENERIDTFLNMLITLKNSNPPLWMQRFLHDASSPSHR; this is encoded by the coding sequence ATGAAAATAGCATTTGCATCCACCGATAACATTCATGTCAATGACCACTTTGGCTGGTGTAAATGCTACTATCTCTATGAGATACAAGGCGACTCATTTATCTTTTTAAAAGCACTCGAATCACCCAATGAGCTAGCTGAAGAGAGTGATAAACTTGCCTACAAGATCGAATGCTTAGAAGATGCCAACATCTTGTGCGCTTCGCACATCGGACCACGTGCTTCACTCATGGTCAAGGGTTCTGGCATTTTTGTGCTTAAAACGGAGAAAGAGAACGAGCGCATTGATACCTTTTTAAACATGCTTATTACATTAAAAAATAGCAATCCGCCTCTTTGGATGCAAAGGTTTCTCCATGACGCATCTTCCCCTAGCCATCGCTAA
- a CDS encoding mechanosensitive ion channel domain-containing protein: protein MAMRILKSFLFLVVMLLNTALADDQNTSLINADKSVYVNLLKTLKESKVSNDEIALQKVLLEKLIDTLPSNVTKSVLNSPENLDEYSTLFNRYIDDAIKKDSLAKKIKSIDTKIKSLTKEIKSLDSNTTSERTLQLQSALYTKSLQEFKDQNEMIANEMLSLEKILSESLKNILFDPENQAKKTAAIQEEASKLRATIDNFLVRKERFELLGDTRDRGVSTAAISSKEDAYNKALRATISSLFLEFSSALKVKDEKAFALEKNMLDCALTLENANVIKEAMATLLHGMEKNYFGTINTITGTTTQEFKTIFKTVWLMFSEPLFTVNGTPIATFKLILALLIFLIGVFGGGFYKASIKKIANNSKSINQATRTILANLGYYIIIITAFFIALNVLGIDLSSIALVAGALSVGIGFGLQNIVSNLVSGIILMFERSIKIGDFVELSDTLRGHVFDIRMRSTTLNTNGNIDVIVPNRNFIENNVINWTMHDKIKRFDIPFGVAYGTKPEHVIEVLINAVEKRAYGDVMNTPEKYTNVLMTGMGSSSVDFMLQVWIHGEEILAPSKTISRFLILIYNTLNEHGIKIPFPQHDLHIKSIDENVRFSLDSKEKRTESPS, encoded by the coding sequence ATGGCTATGCGTATCTTAAAATCGTTTCTATTTTTAGTAGTGATGTTGTTAAACACTGCTCTTGCAGATGACCAGAACACCTCTTTAATCAATGCGGATAAATCAGTCTATGTCAATCTTTTAAAAACACTCAAAGAGTCAAAAGTATCGAATGATGAAATTGCTTTACAAAAAGTATTACTTGAAAAGCTGATTGACACGCTTCCCTCAAACGTTACTAAAAGCGTATTGAACTCACCTGAAAATCTTGATGAGTACAGCACTCTTTTTAATCGTTATATTGATGATGCTATCAAAAAAGATTCTCTTGCTAAAAAAATAAAATCTATTGATACTAAAATAAAATCCTTAACCAAAGAGATCAAAAGTTTAGATAGCAATACAACTTCAGAGCGCACACTCCAACTTCAAAGTGCTCTGTACACAAAATCATTGCAAGAGTTTAAAGATCAAAATGAAATGATCGCTAATGAAATGCTCTCTCTCGAAAAGATATTAAGTGAATCTCTAAAAAACATCCTGTTTGATCCAGAAAATCAAGCGAAAAAAACAGCAGCAATCCAAGAGGAAGCTTCAAAACTACGGGCTACCATCGATAATTTTTTGGTGCGAAAAGAGCGTTTTGAACTCTTAGGTGATACACGTGATAGAGGTGTTTCAACCGCAGCGATCAGTAGCAAAGAAGATGCTTACAACAAGGCACTTAGAGCAACGATAAGTTCTCTGTTTTTAGAATTTTCAAGCGCCTTAAAAGTCAAAGATGAAAAGGCTTTTGCGTTAGAAAAAAATATGCTTGATTGCGCTTTAACCTTAGAAAATGCCAATGTAATCAAAGAAGCGATGGCAACTCTTTTGCATGGTATGGAAAAGAACTATTTTGGCACTATCAATACAATTACAGGCACAACAACGCAAGAATTTAAAACTATTTTTAAAACAGTTTGGCTCATGTTTAGTGAACCTCTTTTTACCGTAAATGGCACACCTATTGCGACCTTTAAACTTATTCTAGCCCTCTTGATTTTTCTTATTGGTGTTTTTGGGGGTGGATTTTACAAAGCAAGTATTAAAAAAATTGCCAACAATAGCAAATCGATCAACCAAGCAACGCGAACCATTTTGGCCAATCTTGGTTATTACATTATCATTATCACTGCCTTTTTTATCGCTTTAAATGTTTTAGGTATAGACCTCTCTTCGATTGCTCTTGTTGCAGGTGCGCTTTCAGTAGGTATTGGTTTTGGTTTACAAAATATCGTCTCGAACCTTGTTTCTGGCATTATCTTGATGTTCGAGCGAAGCATTAAAATTGGTGATTTTGTTGAGCTGTCCGATACTTTACGTGGTCATGTTTTCGATATTCGTATGCGCTCCACCACACTCAATACTAACGGCAATATCGACGTCATTGTGCCCAATCGCAATTTCATTGAAAACAACGTTATTAACTGGACGATGCACGATAAAATAAAACGCTTTGATATTCCCTTTGGTGTTGCTTATGGAACAAAACCTGAACACGTCATAGAGGTTCTTATTAATGCTGTTGAAAAACGTGCGTATGGCGATGTCATGAATACCCCTGAAAAATACACCAATGTCCTTATGACAGGAATGGGCAGTAGCAGTGTTGATTTTATGCTTCAAGTATGGATACATGGTGAAGAAATCCTCGCACCAAGCAAAACGATTTCACGCTTTCTTATTCTTATCTATAACACCCTTAACGAACATGGTATAAAAATTCCTTTTCCACAACACGATTTACATATCAAAAGCATTGATGAAAATGTTCGTTTTTCGCTTGATTCAAAAGAGAAAAGGACAGAGAGTCCGAGTTAA
- a CDS encoding DUF362 domain-containing protein, translated as MAVRITELCINCDSCIDECPATAIVSASDSPVNGDNTYVKPEKCIECSDGTVPKCADACPTEGAIVWDLPYTAEYNAYYVAGHESGIYSIREHKKNGIMFPEVSPKPYREAISIADRQAHAPVAG; from the coding sequence ATGGCAGTAAGAATTACAGAACTTTGTATTAATTGTGACAGTTGTATCGACGAGTGTCCAGCAACTGCAATCGTCAGTGCAAGCGACTCACCGGTTAATGGTGACAATACCTACGTCAAACCAGAAAAGTGCATTGAGTGCTCTGATGGTACAGTGCCAAAATGTGCCGATGCGTGTCCAACAGAGGGTGCCATCGTTTGGGATCTGCCTTATACGGCTGAATACAATGCGTACTATGTGGCAGGTCATGAGAGTGGCATCTACAGCATTCGTGAGCATAAGAAAAACGGCATCATGTTCCCAGAAGTTTCACCAAAACCTTACCGTGAAGCGATCTCTATCGCTGATCGTCAAGCACACGCTCCAGTAGCAGGTTAA
- a CDS encoding nitrogenase component 1, which produces MLNESACSHNKTKKSSCDKPKPGATSGGCAFEGAQISLFPYADAVHLVHGPDTCLGASWETRATLTSYEGENNTPLGYCTNVTTQDIIFGGDKKLADALSYIVEHKNPKAIFVYETCVTAMIGDNIDYTCKTAQDQFNIPIVAVHAPGFVGSKNLGSRLAGEAVLDALVGTREPDSIHPFGINLIGDYNVTGDMWQYKPILERIGIKIVSTLSGDGRIEAIQTAHTAKLNVIVCAKSLVTLCRKMQERYNIPYVSVSFYGKRDTSNAIRSIVNAFGDAELIAKAEAVIAEEEAKLTERLKSYHLMLKGKKAILNTGGNKSWSIASALQDIGIEVVATCVQKATEEDVAIASEYVPIVFKNPGAEQPRLIDEHKVDILLAGGRSLYTAIKKRIAFVDVNQEKKVSYGAYGGLENLAIDVCAALSNPVFKLVAKEAPWEL; this is translated from the coding sequence TTGTTAAACGAGAGTGCTTGTTCTCATAACAAAACCAAAAAAAGTAGCTGTGACAAACCCAAACCTGGGGCGACAAGCGGAGGGTGTGCGTTCGAGGGGGCGCAAATATCACTCTTTCCTTATGCGGACGCTGTGCATTTGGTGCATGGCCCCGACACTTGTCTTGGCGCTTCATGGGAGACTCGAGCGACACTTACAAGCTATGAAGGTGAAAACAATACTCCATTAGGCTATTGCACCAATGTCACCACGCAAGACATCATTTTTGGTGGTGACAAGAAGCTTGCGGACGCTCTTTCTTACATCGTAGAGCATAAAAATCCTAAGGCAATTTTTGTCTATGAAACCTGTGTGACAGCGATGATCGGTGATAACATTGACTATACCTGTAAAACTGCACAAGATCAGTTTAACATTCCTATTGTAGCGGTGCATGCACCCGGTTTTGTGGGCAGTAAAAACTTAGGCTCTCGTCTTGCGGGTGAAGCGGTTTTGGACGCGCTTGTGGGTACGCGTGAGCCTGACAGTATTCATCCGTTTGGCATTAACTTGATCGGTGATTATAACGTGACGGGTGATATGTGGCAGTATAAGCCTATTTTGGAGCGTATTGGCATTAAAATCGTCTCAACCCTCTCAGGTGATGGTCGCATTGAAGCGATCCAAACAGCTCATACAGCAAAGCTCAATGTCATCGTCTGTGCGAAGTCTTTGGTCACCTTGTGCCGAAAAATGCAGGAGCGCTATAACATCCCTTATGTCAGCGTCTCGTTCTATGGTAAACGTGACACCTCAAACGCGATTCGCTCCATCGTCAACGCGTTTGGCGATGCGGAATTGATCGCTAAAGCCGAAGCGGTTATTGCTGAGGAAGAGGCGAAGTTGACAGAGCGTTTGAAGTCTTATCATTTGATGCTTAAAGGCAAAAAAGCCATCTTAAACACCGGTGGAAATAAGTCATGGTCGATCGCTTCTGCCCTTCAAGACATTGGCATCGAAGTGGTCGCAACCTGTGTTCAAAAAGCCACCGAAGAAGATGTCGCCATAGCGAGTGAATATGTTCCCATCGTTTTTAAAAACCCCGGTGCTGAACAGCCAAGATTGATTGATGAGCATAAGGTGGACATTTTGCTTGCGGGTGGTCGTAGTCTTTACACGGCGATTAAAAAACGCATTGCCTTTGTCGATGTCAACCAAGAGAAAAAAGTGAGTTATGGCGCTTACGGAGGGCTTGAAAACCTTGCTATTGATGTCTGTGCCGCACTTTCAAATCCTGTCTTTAAACTTGTCGCAAAGGAGGCACCATGGGAGCTATGA
- a CDS encoding NifX-associated nitrogen fixation protein: MNELEKLFIETLISQIRALDQFGTWAKKSDEEVLGEKYIKTKEQLKNIPIIADIDEMQIQDIRLIFQSIALAFELKTGVMCSVVMEMSHEGFGRAVVLAEKIAITNKFFKDAHRYSFRTYEDLIKEGGKMLKDAIEIYETYKK, from the coding sequence ATGAATGAACTTGAAAAGTTGTTCATCGAAACGCTGATTTCTCAGATTCGGGCACTTGACCAATTTGGAACATGGGCAAAGAAGAGTGATGAAGAGGTGCTTGGCGAAAAGTACATCAAAACCAAAGAGCAACTCAAAAACATTCCGATTATTGCAGACATTGATGAGATGCAGATCCAAGATATTCGCCTTATTTTCCAATCCATTGCACTCGCTTTTGAGCTCAAAACGGGGGTAATGTGTTCTGTGGTGATGGAGATGAGTCACGAAGGGTTTGGGCGTGCTGTGGTGTTAGCAGAAAAAATTGCCATCACCAATAAATTTTTCAAAGATGCCCATCGTTACAGTTTTAGAACATACGAAGATCTCATCAAAGAGGGTGGCAAGATGTTAAAAGATGCCATCGAAATTTATGAGACGTATAAAAAATAA
- the nifN gene encoding nitrogenase iron-molybdenum cofactor biosynthesis protein NifN has product MGAMINIKEFKNTTLKPLHVNPLKLSQPMGATLAFLGIKNCMPLMHGAQGCASFTKVLFTRHFNDPIAIQTTAVNDITAVIDGGEKGISEAVENITKKVTPDLVGLFTTGMTETKGDDIKGATLLLKEKQKMVYVHTPDFEGGLESGWSLSVQNIITQLIAPCARVRKDKALLIPNVNLSPIEVEKLKEALELLDFEVLALPDLSDSLDGHLGVKQGALSSGGISVAQIEALGDAGVVITVGRSVKKCGELFCEKYPQSTHLHFDSLMGLEASDDFYAKLLAYMGSKSVPSVVKRWRARLQDVLLDTHFSLGKAKIIIADEPDSAYALSKALREAGGTCEAYISQRSEVQEAFTCKVVIGDLEEVEKALSAADMLITNYHGERLAHKHHKALLIRGFPNYEQVGVALRHNILYEGSCAFLCETANLLGHH; this is encoded by the coding sequence ATGGGAGCTATGATTAACATCAAAGAGTTTAAAAACACAACGCTCAAACCTTTACATGTAAACCCTCTCAAGCTCTCTCAGCCGATGGGTGCGACGCTCGCATTTTTGGGCATTAAAAACTGTATGCCTTTGATGCACGGAGCGCAAGGGTGTGCTTCGTTTACGAAGGTGCTTTTCACGAGGCACTTTAACGATCCTATCGCCATTCAAACCACTGCGGTCAATGACATTACCGCTGTTATTGATGGAGGAGAGAAGGGCATCTCTGAGGCGGTTGAGAACATCACTAAAAAGGTAACGCCTGATTTGGTGGGGCTTTTTACAACGGGTATGACCGAGACCAAAGGCGATGACATCAAAGGTGCGACACTGCTTTTAAAAGAGAAGCAAAAAATGGTCTATGTGCATACGCCTGATTTTGAGGGTGGGCTTGAGAGTGGGTGGAGTTTGAGTGTTCAAAACATCATTACGCAACTCATTGCGCCTTGTGCCCGTGTTCGTAAAGACAAAGCACTTCTCATCCCCAATGTCAATCTAAGCCCCATTGAAGTTGAAAAACTCAAAGAGGCGTTAGAGCTTTTAGACTTTGAAGTTTTGGCTCTTCCAGACCTGAGCGATTCGCTCGATGGACACTTGGGTGTCAAACAAGGCGCACTCAGCAGTGGCGGCATTAGCGTTGCGCAGATTGAGGCCTTAGGCGATGCGGGCGTGGTTATTACGGTAGGTCGCTCAGTTAAAAAATGCGGTGAGCTTTTTTGTGAAAAGTACCCTCAAAGTACGCATCTTCATTTTGACAGTCTGATGGGCTTAGAAGCGAGTGATGATTTTTATGCCAAACTTTTAGCTTACATGGGCAGCAAAAGCGTACCCAGTGTCGTAAAGCGATGGCGCGCACGTTTGCAAGATGTACTTTTAGATACCCACTTTTCACTGGGCAAGGCAAAGATCATCATCGCCGATGAACCCGATAGTGCTTATGCCCTCTCTAAAGCGCTTAGGGAAGCTGGAGGGACGTGTGAGGCGTATATTTCCCAGCGTAGTGAGGTGCAAGAAGCCTTTACATGTAAAGTTGTTATTGGCGATTTGGAAGAGGTCGAAAAAGCCCTTTCTGCGGCAGATATGCTCATTACCAACTATCATGGGGAGCGTTTAGCGCATAAGCATCATAAAGCCCTGCTTATTCGAGGCTTCCCCAATTACGAGCAAGTAGGTGTTGCCCTTCGCCACAACATTTTGTATGAAGGCAGTTGCGCCTTTTTATGCGAAACAGCCAATCTTTTAGGACATCATTAA
- a CDS encoding response regulator, translating into MDLSRLKGIRPLVIEDDKDVLESLFSIFDTVFDEFYIARNGEEGLYRFYKDIPDIIITDLQMPFMSGFRMMERIRIENKEIPIIITSAHNQTSHIEQAKELKVNDYITKPYDIDELFKKIYESCFPSHLGKIDLDQFTI; encoded by the coding sequence ATGGATTTGAGTCGGCTAAAAGGGATACGTCCCTTAGTTATAGAAGATGATAAAGATGTATTAGAGTCGCTTTTTTCGATTTTCGATACGGTTTTTGATGAGTTTTATATTGCACGTAATGGCGAAGAGGGGTTATACCGATTCTACAAAGATATACCGGATATTATTATTACCGATTTACAAATGCCTTTTATGAGTGGCTTTCGCATGATGGAACGTATTCGTATTGAAAATAAAGAGATTCCTATCATCATCACTTCAGCCCATAACCAAACAAGTCATATTGAACAAGCGAAAGAGTTGAAGGTCAATGACTATATCACCAAACCTTATGATATAGACGAATTATTTAAGAAAATTTATGAAAGTTGTTTTCCCAGTCACCTAGGCAAGATCGATCTCGACCAATTTACCATTTAA
- a CDS encoding flavodoxin: MAKVGIFYASAGGNTTLIAEALKEAFEVEDDDCVLMEDDFDSVEQFENYDVLFLGTSTWGQGDVHFSWVDALFEITSENISFAGKTVAFFGAGDSKTHSEHFCSALGKFYQIFTKAGAKVIGFVDKEDYNYTASLAEIGDKLCGLAIDNINEKSKTSERIENWIEQLQSELS; encoded by the coding sequence ATGGCAAAGGTTGGTATATTTTACGCAAGTGCGGGCGGCAATACAACACTAATAGCGGAAGCTTTAAAAGAGGCTTTTGAGGTCGAGGACGATGATTGTGTCTTGATGGAAGATGACTTTGACAGTGTCGAACAGTTTGAAAACTACGACGTGCTTTTCCTTGGAACTTCCACGTGGGGACAAGGCGATGTACATTTTAGTTGGGTTGACGCACTTTTTGAGATTACGTCTGAAAATATCAGCTTTGCAGGCAAAACCGTTGCGTTCTTTGGCGCTGGAGACAGCAAAACACATAGTGAGCATTTCTGTTCAGCCCTTGGTAAATTTTATCAAATCTTTACCAAAGCAGGAGCAAAAGTCATCGGTTTTGTGGATAAAGAAGACTATAACTACACGGCATCTTTAGCTGAAATTGGCGATAAGCTTTGTGGATTAGCTATTGATAACATTAACGAAAAAAGCAAAACGAGTGAGCGCATTGAGAACTGGATAGAGCAGTTACAAAGCGAGCTTTCATAA
- a CDS encoding FprA family A-type flavoprotein gives MTHLPLAIAKDIYFIGVFDPDIRTFDIVMRTANGSSYNAYLIKTAEGVIIVDTVKKEFQDEFFHHVNALCSYDEIKYVIIHHIEPDHSGALPELIRRAPHAQVLISPQATTMLKALTNTDEINFETIWTNKQLTMGGKTITFLTTPYLHWPETMSSYVHEDKLLFSGDVFGAHYYDKRLFNDKVGDFSYAFQYYYDHIMRPFQSYVRSALKLYERFEIELIAPLHGPILREKPQQYIEAYRQWSHKVEHHKTDKKILSIFYLTSYKNTQEMAQMIMEGSESVKGVITNLYDLASIEEPNMIKILEESDGFLIGTPTINADAPKPVWDLLSCLMFLDKQGKCAGAFGSYGWSGEAVDHILARLKSLKLRVPPLAPLKIKLIPSQSELEECYQFGVEFAEILNGKLVEIDLA, from the coding sequence ATGACGCATCTTCCCCTAGCCATCGCTAAGGACATCTATTTTATAGGTGTTTTTGACCCCGATATTCGAACCTTTGACATTGTTATGCGAACCGCTAATGGTTCGAGTTATAACGCGTATCTCATCAAAACTGCTGAGGGCGTTATTATTGTCGATACCGTTAAAAAAGAGTTTCAAGACGAATTTTTCCACCATGTAAATGCTTTATGCTCGTATGATGAGATCAAATACGTCATTATCCATCACATTGAGCCTGACCATTCTGGCGCATTGCCTGAGCTGATCCGCAGAGCTCCGCATGCTCAAGTGCTCATCTCACCCCAAGCCACGACGATGCTTAAAGCTCTCACCAATACCGATGAGATCAATTTTGAGACGATTTGGACGAACAAGCAGCTCACAATGGGTGGCAAAACCATCACGTTTCTCACCACACCTTATCTGCATTGGCCAGAGACAATGAGCAGTTATGTGCATGAAGATAAACTGCTGTTTAGCGGCGATGTCTTTGGCGCACACTACTACGATAAACGCCTTTTTAATGACAAAGTGGGCGATTTTTCGTACGCATTTCAGTACTATTACGACCACATTATGCGCCCTTTTCAAAGCTATGTCAGAAGTGCGCTAAAACTCTATGAGCGTTTTGAAATCGAGCTTATAGCGCCTCTTCATGGACCTATTTTGCGCGAAAAGCCACAGCAGTATATTGAAGCGTATAGGCAATGGAGTCATAAAGTCGAACATCATAAAACGGACAAAAAAATTCTCTCTATCTTTTACCTTACCAGCTATAAAAACACGCAAGAGATGGCGCAGATGATTATGGAGGGGAGTGAAAGTGTTAAGGGCGTTATAACCAATCTATATGATTTAGCGTCTATCGAAGAGCCCAATATGATTAAGATTTTAGAAGAGAGTGATGGGTTTTTGATAGGCACACCCACCATCAATGCCGATGCTCCAAAACCTGTGTGGGATCTGCTTTCGTGTTTGATGTTTTTAGATAAGCAAGGAAAATGTGCTGGTGCGTTTGGATCTTATGGATGGAGTGGTGAAGCGGTTGATCATATCTTAGCACGCCTCAAATCCCTCAAGCTTCGCGTTCCTCCGCTTGCACCCCTTAAAATAAAACTGATTCCAAGTCAATCCGAACTTGAAGAATGTTATCAGTTTGGTGTAGAGTTTGCTGAGATTTTAAATGGTAAATTGGTCGAGATCGATCTTGCCTAG
- a CDS encoding sensor histidine kinase has translation MSSLTPTIILFCIGVILLLGAMWISLLLKQRQKFKQLIDFAIEGMVVSQKGHVIEINDQALKIFGGNDKQEILGKPMLDFVAPASKALVQAQSTLNTDMYECVLLRKDGTPFPALVRGSIVEGFGKTMRVSAVIDLSELKEAQYALQTLNGNLEIQVQAQIEKNRQQEMMLFQQSRHAQMGEMISMIAHQWRQPLNVLSLLAQNIVFKYKLQKLDERVMDEFKEDSMRQILQMSKTIDDFRDFFKPDKSIKIFDINQQLAHAVEMVRPIVAAHGIELSFQGENGLKVESFPNEFGQSIINILNNAKDVLLESCGEFTKQITVEAKRGENNTVVITIEDNGGGIDEMVMPYIFEPYFSTKGAKHGTGLGLYMTKIIIEEHMHGRISVVNGAEGAKFEIVLQGLA, from the coding sequence ATGTCGTCTTTAACACCAACAATTATTCTTTTTTGCATAGGAGTGATCCTTCTTTTGGGTGCAATGTGGATCTCTCTGCTTTTAAAACAGCGTCAAAAATTTAAACAGCTCATTGACTTTGCCATTGAAGGAATGGTTGTTTCCCAAAAAGGGCATGTTATCGAAATCAACGACCAAGCATTAAAAATCTTTGGAGGCAATGACAAGCAAGAGATTCTTGGCAAGCCAATGTTGGATTTTGTTGCACCTGCTTCAAAAGCATTGGTTCAAGCACAATCTACGTTGAATACGGATATGTATGAGTGTGTATTGTTGCGTAAAGATGGAACGCCTTTTCCCGCGCTTGTGAGAGGTTCTATCGTGGAAGGGTTTGGAAAGACGATGCGTGTTTCAGCTGTTATTGATCTGAGCGAACTCAAAGAAGCACAGTATGCACTTCAAACACTTAATGGTAATTTAGAGATTCAAGTGCAAGCACAAATCGAAAAAAATCGTCAACAAGAGATGATGCTTTTCCAACAATCCCGTCATGCACAAATGGGAGAGATGATCAGTATGATCGCGCATCAATGGAGACAGCCACTCAACGTACTCTCTCTTTTGGCACAAAACATTGTCTTTAAATACAAACTTCAAAAGCTTGATGAACGTGTTATGGATGAGTTTAAAGAGGACTCTATGCGCCAGATTTTGCAAATGTCTAAAACCATTGATGATTTTAGAGACTTTTTTAAACCTGACAAATCAATCAAAATCTTTGACATCAATCAACAGTTAGCGCATGCTGTGGAAATGGTAAGGCCAATCGTTGCAGCCCACGGTATTGAGCTTAGTTTTCAAGGCGAGAATGGATTGAAGGTTGAAAGTTTCCCGAATGAGTTTGGTCAGTCCATCATCAACATTCTTAACAATGCTAAAGATGTTCTTTTAGAGAGTTGTGGTGAGTTTACAAAACAGATTACAGTTGAGGCAAAACGAGGGGAAAACAATACCGTTGTTATCACGATAGAAGATAATGGCGGGGGGATTGATGAAATGGTTATGCCTTATATTTTTGAGCCTTATTTCTCAACCAAAGGTGCAAAACATGGTACTGGGTTAGGGCTTTATATGACTAAAATTATCATTGAAGAACACATGCATGGTCGCATAAGTGTCGTAAATGGCGCTGAGGGCGCTAAATTTGAGATTGTTCTGCAAGGGTTAGCATAA